The following are from one region of the Bos mutus isolate GX-2022 chromosome 18, NWIPB_WYAK_1.1, whole genome shotgun sequence genome:
- the PEG3 gene encoding paternally-expressed gene 3 protein isoform X3, with product MYEPEDDNSSDTHSEGGMSRRAAESPPPRPALPCCSDRERDRDWDQDWERDRERGRARERERRRGRSRDMESRDRWPSVRSPRSRFHQRDLTLPLAERAKEREHRRRDSLLDLDARSEEAVLYQDMVALTEDRKPQNPIQDNMENYRKLLSLGVQLAEDDGHSHMTQGHSARSKRSAYPSTSRGLKTAPETKKSAHRRGICEAESSHGVIMEKFIKDVARSSRSGRARESSERPHRLSRRAGGDWKEASFSRREAGASERGPEGGAFGGGGFSCGSDLVSKKRALERKRRYHFDAEGQGPVHDPRGGARKRPFECGGEARRAAKAAGASSLSAPPVAPSQPLDFGAMPYVCDECGRSFAVISEFVEHQIVHTRESLYEYGESFIHSAAVSEAQSRPEGARRSEGAQAAGLAEHRGGQAQEHLRGSGDEEQDEPFLPSPTFSELQKMYGKDKFYECKVCKETFLHSSALIEHQKIHSHEDREKERSTGAVRRTPMLGELQRACGKEKRYECKVCGETFHHSAALREHQKTHGRGSPSEGRARAFEETFIPGQSLKRRQKTYSKEKLYDFREGGDAFGRSSDFMEHQKIHSRKSYFDSRGYEKPLLHSMSMPGSQKSHTITRPPEDEDEEKAFTAGSSPEDGQEARGYERSAYERAILHSLAAFRPPRGLREDGEPSTYLSGLRDPPQKTPAWESPYAGGRHSFFRSSVFYRASRPAPLDHLAGEGPSGWQRDGEASGPSSDGRQHQKARAKKKNIERKNYDASMMHSLHFGESQTFRPRERFYECLECGEFFVRSSELAEHQKIHSRKKLSGSKNYLRSVLRSLSSTDPQTSYQGQSVQMSYPQEAAQTSYAELAAQTSYAELAAQTSYAEEPAQTSYAVEPAQTSYAEEPAQTSYTEAPAEASYTEEPAQTSCIEEPAQTSYTNPAAETSYTEEPAQTSYTEAPAEASYTEEPVQTSCIEEPAQTSYTDPAAETSYTEEPAQTNYTEEPAEASGIEEPAQTSCIEEPAQTSCIEEPAQTSCIEEPAQTSYTDPAAETSYTEEPAQTNYTEESAEASYTEEPSQTSCIEEPAQTSYTDPAAETSYTEEPAQTSYTKEPAEASYTEEPAQTSCIEEPAQTNYTKESAKASYTEEPAQTSCIEEPAQTSYTDPAAETSYTEEPAQTNYTVESAEASYTEEPSQTSCIEEPAQTSYTDSAADTSYTEEPAQTSCTEEPAQTSYTQEPAQTSYTEEPAQTSYTQEPAQTSYTEEPAQTSYTEEPAQTSYTEEPAQTSYTQEPAQTSYTEEPAQTSYTEEPAQTSYAQEPAQTSYAEEPAQTSYAEEPAQTSYAEEPAQTSYTEEPAQTSYTQEPAQTNYTEEPAEASYAEEPAEASYAEEPAQTSYPEEPAQTSYAEEPAQTSYPEEPAQTSYAEEPAQTSYPEEPAQTSYPEEPAQTSYAEELAQTSYAKEPAQTSYPEEPAQTSYAEEPAQTSYAEEPAQTSYAEEPAQTSYSEEPAQTRYTGEPAQTRYAEEPAQTRYAEEPAQTSYAEEPAQTRYAEEPAQTRYAEEPAQTRYAEEPAQTRYTGEPAQTRYAEEPAQTRYAEEPAQTRYAEEPAQTSYAEEPAQTRYAEEPAQTSYSEEPAQTRYAGEPAQTRYAREPGQTRYAEEPPAETSYAELVAQISYAELVTPTSYAELAAETGYFEPPAQTSYTEPAETNYADPAAQVSFDEPPAEASYADLAAEISYAELAAETSYADLAAQISYDEPPAETSYAELAAQISYSEPADQTSYAELAAQTSYSEPLAQTSYAELTSETSYCEQPVLNECKECGECFATVEDLGRHQKIYAREKFHDGKLFGEPVMQDLGLDGSPEEELEEQEEPEEPEDSIYGCKDCGLGFADRADLRDHQKVHGREYLVDSREYTHPAVHMPPVSEYQKDCLGEQLYECPACGESFVHSSFLFEHQKVHEQDQFYGHRRYEPFMQPLIVSPRRPQAPQKSAPAGVGPQCQVCGQDFIHASVLSEHARGHAGEGLPDQGQGGAGAAGPGPAPTEPQQDPGEEQRYECETCGESFPSQADLQEHMRVHEKGEPYDYGAAFVHTSFLTEPPKRDWPFYECKDCGKSFIHSTILTKHQKLHLQEEGAAAAAAATAQEAEANVLVPREVLRIQGSNVEAAEPEVEAAEPEVEAAEPEVEAAEPLGEAEGPEWEAAEPSGEAEQPHAEAEQPDMDADEPDGAGIEDPEERAEEPEGDDDEPDGAGIEDPEEEGEEQEIQVEEPYYDCGECGETFPSGAAYAEHLTAHASLVILEPAGLYGEGAGGPEGGRPDDELFKCDVCGQLFSDRLSLARHQNTHTG from the exons GAGGCGGTGTTGTACCAGGATATGGTGGCCCTCACTGAGGATCGCAAGCCCCAGAACCCGATTCAGGACAACATGGAGAACTACCGGAAGCTGCTCTCACTGG GGGTTCAGCTTGCCGAGGACGATGGCCACTCACACATGACCCAGGGCCACTCGGCAAGGTCAAAGAGAAGTGCCTACCCGAGCACCAGCAGAG GTCTGAAGACGGCGCCTGAGACCAAGAAGTCAGCCCACCGGCGGGGCATCTGCGAGGCCGAGTCCTCCCATGGGGTGATCATGGAGAAGTTCATCAAGGACGTGGCCCGCAGCTCCAGGTCCGGGCGGGCACGGGAGTCAAGTGAGCGGCCGCACCGGCTCTCCCGGAGGGCGGGCGGCGACTGGAAAGAAGCATCGTTCAGCAGGAGGGAGGCGGGAGCCTCAGAGAGGGGCCCAGAGGGGGGCGCCTTTGGGGGAGGAGGCTTCAGCTGTGGCTCAGACCTGGTTTCCAAAAAGCGTGCTCTGGAGAGAAAAAGGCGCTACCACTTCGACGCGGAAGGGCAGGGCCCAGTGCACGATCCCAGGGGCGGGGCAAGGAAACGGCCCTTCGAGTGCGGAGGCGAGGCCCGCAGGGCCGCCAAGGCGGCAGGTGCCAGCAGCCTGAGCGCTCCGCCCGTGGCCCCGTCGCAGCCGCTCGACTTCGGGGCCATGCCCTACGTGTGCGATGAGTGCGGGAGGTCCTTCGCGGTCATTTCTGAGTTTGTGGAGCACCAGATCGTGCACACCCGGGAGAGCCTGTACGAGTATGGGGAGTCCTTCATCCACAGTGCAGCCGTCAGTGAGGCCCAGAGCAGGCCCGAGGGTGCCAGGCGCTCTGAGGGTGCGCAGGCCGCTGGCCTGGCCGAGCATCGGGGGGGCCAGGCCCAAGAGCACCTCCGGGGCAGTGGGGACGAGGAGCAGGACGAGCCcttcctgcccagccccaccTTCAGTGAGCTTCAGAAGATGTACGGCAAGGACAAGTTCTACGAGTGCAAGGTGTGCAAGGAGACCTTCTTGCACAGCTCGGCCCTGATTGAGCACCAGAAGATCCACAGCCACGAGGACAGGGAGAAGGAGCGTAGTACGGGCGCCGTGAGGCGCACCCCCATGCTTGGAGAGTTGCAGAGGGCCTGCGGGAAGGAGAAACGCTACGAGTGCAAAGTCTGTGGGGAGACCTTCCACCACAGTGCAGCCCTGCGGGAGCACCAGAAGACCCACGGCCGAGGGAGCCCGTCTGAGGGCAGGGCCAGAGCCTTCGAGGAGACCTTCATTCCTGGCCAGTCCCTGAAGAGGCGCCAGAAGACCTACTCTAAAGAGAAGCTCTACGACTTTAGAGAGGGCGGGGATGCCTTTGGGCGGAGCTCAGACTTCATGGAGCACCAGAAAATTCATTCTCGGAAGAGCTACTTCGACAGCCGGGGGTATGAGAAGccgctgctccacagcatgtccATGCCCGGCTCTCAGAAGAGTCACACGATCACCAGGCCGCCCGAGGATGAGGATGAAGAGAAGGCATTCACTGCCGGTAGCAGCCCCGAAGACGGCCAGGAGGCCCGGGGCTACGAGAGGAGCGCCTACGAGAGGGCCATCCTCCACAGCCTGGCCGCCTTCCGGCCTCCCCGTGGCCTCAGGGAGGACGGGGAGCCCTCCACATACCTCTCAGGCCTTCGTGACCCGCCGCAGAAGACCCCAGCCTGGGAGAGCCCTTATGCTGGAGGCAGGCACAGCTTTTTCAGGAGCTCAGTCTTCTACCGCGCATCGCGCCCTGCTCCTCTGGACCACCTTGCTGGGGAAGGCCCCAGCGGGTGGCAGAGAGACGGCGAAGCCTCCGGCCCCAGCTCAGATGGCCGCCAGCACCAGAAGGCGCGTGCCAAGAAGAAGAACATCGAGCGCAAGAATTACGACGCCTCCATGATGCACTCCCTGCATTTTGGTGAGTCTCAAACATTTCGCCCGAGAGAGAGATTTTACGAATGTCTAGAATGTGGAGAGTTCTTTGTCCGTAGCTCTGAGCTGGCTGAACACCAGAAGATCCACAGCAGGAAGAAGCTTTCTGGAAGTAAAAACTACCTACGGTCTGTCCTTCGCAGCCTGTCCTCCACTGACCCTCAGACCAGCTACCAAGGCCAGTCAGTGCAGATGAGTTATCCCCAGGAAGCAGCTCAGACCAGTTATGCTGAGCTAGCAGCTCAGACCAGTTATGCTGAGCTAGCAGCTCAGACCAGTTACGCTGAAGAGCCAGCTCAGACCAGTTACGCCGTAGAGCCAGCTCAGACCAGTTACGCCGAAGAACCAGCTCAGACAAGTTACACTGAGGCACCAGCTGAGGCTAGTTATACTGAGGAACCAGCTCAGACCAGTTGTATTGAGGAACCAGCTCAGACCAGTTACACCAACCCAGCAGCTGAGACCAGTTACACTGAAGAACCAGCTCAGACCAGTTACACTGAGGCACCAGCTGAGGCTAGTTATACTGAGGAACCAGTTCAGACCAGTTGTATTGAGGAACCAGCTCAGACCAGTTATACTGACCCAGCAGCTGAGACCAGTTACACTGAAGAACCAGCTCAGACCAATTACACTGAGGAACCAGCTGAGGCCAGTGGTATTGAAGAACCAGCTCAGACCAGTTGTATTGAAGAACCAGCTCAGACCAGTTGTATTGAAGAACCAGCTCAGACCAGTTGTATTGAAGAACCAGCTCAGACCAGTTACACTGACCCAGCAGCTGAGACCAGTTACACTGAAGAACCAGCTCAGACCAATTACACAGAGGAATCAGCTGAGGCCAGTTATACTGAGGAACCATCTCAGACCAGCTGTATTGAAGAACCAGCTCAGACCAGTTACACTGACCCAGCAGCTGAGACCAGTTACACCGAAGAACCAGCTCAGACCAGTTACACCAAGGAGCCGGCTGAGGCCAGTTATACTGAGGAACCAGCTCAGACCAGTTGTATTGAGGAACCAGCTCAAACCAATTACACCAAGGAATCAGCTAAGGCCAGTTATACTGAGGAACCAGCTCAGACCAGTTGTATTGAGGAACCAGCTCAGACCAGTTACACTGACCCAGCAGCTGAGACCAGTTACACTGAAGAACCAGCTCAGACCAATTACACCGTGGAATCCGCTGAAGCCAGTTATACTGAGGAACCATCTCAGACCAGCTGTATTGAAGAACCAGCTCAGACCAGTTACACTGACTCAGCAGCTGATACCAGTTACACCGAAGAACCAGCTCAGACCAGTTGCACCGAAGAACCAGCTCAGACCAGTTATACCCAAGAACCAGCTCAGACCAGTTACACCGAAGAACCAGCTCAGACCAGTTACACCCAAGAACCAGCTCAGACCAGTTACACCGAAGAACCAGCTCAGACCAGTTACACCGAAGAACCAGCTCAGACCAGTTACACCGAAGAACCAGCTCAGACCAGTTACACCCAAGAACCGGCTCAGACCAGTTACACCGAGGAACCGGCTCAGACCAGTTACACCGAAGAACCGGCTCAGACCAGTTACGCCCAAGAACCGGCTCAGACCAGTTACGCCGAGGAACCAGCTCAGACCAGTTACGCCGAGGAACCAGCTCAGACCAGTTACGCCGAAGAACCAGCTCAGACCAGTTACACCGAAGAACCAGCTCAGACCAGTTACACCCAAGAACCAGCTCAGACCAATTACACCGAGGAACCGGCTGAGGCCAGTTACGCCGAGGAACCGGCTGAGGCCAGTTACGCCGAGGAACCGGCTCAGACCAGTTATCCTGAGGAACCGGCTCAGACCAGTTACGCCGAGGAACCGGCTCAGACCAGTTATCCTGAGGAACCGGCTCAGACCAGTTACGCCGAGGAACCGGCTCAGACCAGTTATCCTGAGGAACCGGCTCAGACCAGTTATCCTGAGGAACCGGCTCAGACCAGTTACGCCGAGGAACTGGCTCAGACCAGTTACGCCAAGGAACCGGCTCAGACCAGTTATCCTGAGGAACCGGCTCAGACCAGTTACGCCGAGGAACCGGCTCAGACCAGTTACGCCGAGGAACCGGCTCAGACCAGTTACGCCGAGGAACCGGCTCAGACCAGTTATAGTGAGGAACCAGCTCAGACCAGATACACTGGGGAACCAGCTCAGACCAGATATGCCGAGGAACCAGCTCAGACCAGATATGCCGAGGAACCAGCTCAGACCAGTTATGCCGAGGAACCAGCTCAGACCAGATATGCCGAGGAACCAGCTCAGACCAGATATGCCGAGGAACCAGCTCAGACCAGATATGCCGAGGAACCAGCTCAGACCAGATACACTGGGGAACCAGCTCAGACCAGATATGCCGAGGAACCAGCTCAGACCAGATATGCCGAGGAACCAGCTCAGACCAGATATGCCGAGGAACCAGCTCAGACCAGTTATGCCGAGGAACCAGCTCAGACCAGATATGCCGAGGAACCAGCCCAGACCAGTTATTCTGAGGAACCAGCTCAGACCAGATATGCTGGGGAACCAGCTCAGACCAGATATGCCAGGGAACCAGGTCAGACCAGATATGCTGAGGAACCCCCAGCTGAGACTAGTTATGCTGAACTAGTAGCTCAGATTAGTTATGCTGAACTAGTAACTCCGACTAGTTACGCTGAACTAGCAGCTGAGACCGGTTACTTTGAACCACCAGCTCAGACTAGTTATACTGAACCAGCTGAGACCAATTATGCTGACCCAGCAGCTCAGGTCAGTTTTGATGAACCACCAGCTGAGGCTAGTTATGCTGATCTAGCAGCTGAGATCAGTTATGCTGAACTAGCAGCTGAGACAAGCTATGCTGACCTAGCAGCTCAGATCAGCTATGATGAACCACCAGCTGAGACTAGTTATGCTGAGCTAGCAGCTCAGATCAGTTATTCTGAACCAGCAGATCAGACTAGTTATGCTGAGCTAGCAGCTCAGACCAGTTACTCTGAACCACTAGCTCAGACCAGCTATGCTGAGCTAACAAGTGAGACTAGTTACTGCGAGCAGCCAGTCCTCAATGAATGTAAGGAGTGTGGGGAATGCTTTGCCACCGTTGAAGACCTTGGCAGACATCAGAAGATCTATGCCCGAGAGAAATTCCATGATGGGAAGCTGTTTGGAGAGCCTGTGATGCAGGACCTGGGCCTGGATGGGTCTCCGGAGGAAGAGCTGGAAGAGCAGGAGGAGCCCGAGGAGCCCGAAGACTCCATCTATGGCTGTAAGGACTGTGGGCTGGGCTTCGCGGACCGCGCGGACCTCCGGGACCACCAGAAGGTCCACGGCCGGGAGTACCTGGTGGACAGCCGTGAGTACACGCACCCCGCGGTGCACATGCCGCCTGTCAGCGAGTACCAGAAAGATTGCCTCGGAGAGCAGCTCTACGAGTGCCCGGCCTGCGGGGAGTCGTTCGTGCACAGCTCGTTCCTCTTTGAGCACCAAAAGGTCCACGAGCAGGACCAGTTCTACGGCCACAGGCGGTACGAGCCCTTCATGCAGCCCCTGATTGTCAGCCCGCGGCGGCCACAGGCCCCGCAGAAGAGCGCCCCGGCCGGGGTGGGCCCGCAGTGCCAGGTATGCGGGCAGGACTTCATCCATGCCTCGGTCCTCAGCGAGCACGCCCGGGGCCATGCCGGCGAGGGGCTGCCGGATCAGGGCCAGGGGGGCGCGGGCGCGGCGGGGCCCGGCCCGGCACCCACGGAGCCGCAGCAAGACCCGGGCGAGGAGCAGCGCTACGAGTGTGAGACCTGCGGCGAGTCCTTCCCCAGCCAGGCCGATCTCCAGGAGCACATGCGTGTGCACGAGAAGGGCGAGCCCTACGACTACGGGGCCGCCTTCGTGCACACGTCTTTCCTCACGGAGCCGCCCAAGAGGGACTGGCCCTTCTATGAGTGCAAGGACTGCGGCAAGTCCTTCATCCACAGCACCATCCTCACCAAGCACCAGAAGCTGCACCTGCAGGAGGAGGGCGcggccgccgcggccgccgccacGGCCCAGGAGGCAGAGGCCAACGTCCTCGTCCCCCGGGAAGTCCTGCGCATCCAGGGCTCCAACGTGGAGGCGGCTGAGCCCGAGGTGGAGGCGGCTGAGCCCGAGGTGGAGGCGGCCGAGCCTGAGGTGGAGGCGGCCGAACCCCTCGGGGAGGCCGAGGGCCCGGAGTGGGAGGCCGCGGAGCCGAGCGGCGAGGCGGAGCAGCCCCACGCCGAGGCCGAGCAGCCTGACATGGACGCCGACGAGCCGGACGGCGCGGGCATCGAGGACCCGGAGGAGCGCGCCGAAGAACCCGAGGGCGACGACGACGAGCCGGATGGCGCGGGCATCGAGGACCCCGAGGAGGAGGGCGAGGAGCAAGAGATCCAGGTGGAGGAGCCCTACTACGACTGCGGCGAGTGCGGGGAGACCTTCCCCTCGGGCGCCGCCTACGCCGAGCACCTGACGGCGCACGCCAGCCTCGTCATCCTGGAGCCCGCCGGCCTCTACGGCGAGGGCGCTGGTGGCCCAGAGGGCGGCCGGCCCGACGACGAGCTCTTCAAGTGCGACGTGTGCGGGCAGCTCTTCAGCGACCGCCTGTCCCTGGCCAGGCACCAGAACACCCACACCGGCTGA